A genomic region of Maniola hyperantus chromosome 5, iAphHyp1.2, whole genome shotgun sequence contains the following coding sequences:
- the LOC117982411 gene encoding probable rRNA-processing protein EBP2 homolog yields MSDFVMNDSDTDIDSDEELQEAFAKGLLKPGLNEEIEKVEKNYVNNVADLKAKLKEFELKLPWLETVDLVTTVAPMAPDIALQMQQTAQRRRNVVENTKGNKLYDPTQDPVLNEFKRENLLHRQAQAAVLDGIKRLKELNIPTRRPDDYFAEMAKSDEHMQKVRKSLMSKQAAQARTEKVRQLRDQKKIAKRVQIDSKVKQAADKKQMLEQLKRVRKGKSTDLDFLDDNKGKNANKGDPKNAKGRRVNKKREMKDSKFGFGGKKKGSKSNTRESTNQMDAFNSSAKKKPFNFKTKNFKPNNKKNARPGKSKRKNAKR; encoded by the exons ATGAGCGATTTCGTAATGAACGATAGCGACACAGATATTGATTCGGATGAAGAA tTGCAAGAGGCTTTTGCAAAAGGATTACTCAAGCCAGGACTAAATGAGGAAATAGAGAAAGTAGAGAAGAATTATGTAAACAATGTAGCAGATTTGAAGGCAAAGTTGAAGGAGTTTGAGTTAAAACTGCCTTGGTTAGAAACTGTTGACTTGGTTACAACTGTGGCCCCAATGGCTCCAGATATAGCCTTGCAAATGCAACAGACAGCACAAAGGAGGAG GAATGTAGTGGAGAATACAAAAGGCAACAAGTTATATGACCCCACACAGGACCCGGTGCTCAATGAGTTCAAGAGAGAGAACCTCTTACACAGACAGGCACAAGCTGCTGTATTGGATGGCATCAAGAGGCTTAAGGAACTAAATATACCGACAAGAAG ACCAGATGATTATTTCGCGGAGATGGCCAAGTCGGACGAGCACATGCAGAAAGTGCGCAAGAGTCTGATGAGCAAGCAAGCGGCGCAGGCGCGCACGGAGAAGGTGCGGCAGCTGCGCGACCAGAAGAAGATCGCTAAGAGAGTACAG ATTGACTCCAAGGTGAAACAGGCCgctgacaaaaaacaaatgctAGAACAACTGAAGAGGGTTCGCAAGGGGAAATCTACAGACCTAGACTTTTTGGACGACAATAAGGGCAAAAATGCCAACAAAGGCGACCCTAAAAACGCAAAGGGCAGAAGAGTCAACAAGAAACGAGAAATGAAAGATAGCAAGTTTGGTTTTGGAGGCAAAAAGAAGGGATCTAAATCAAATACAAGAGAGTCGACAAATCAAATGGATGCGTTCAACAGTTCAGCCAAAAAGAAACCATTCAATTTTAAGACTAAAAACTTTAAgcctaataataaaaagaatgcAAGACCTGGGAAATCTAAGAGGAAAAATGCtaaaagataa